DNA sequence from the Chiroxiphia lanceolata isolate bChiLan1 chromosome 26, bChiLan1.pri, whole genome shotgun sequence genome:
TGGAGGAGAAACACTCCTTACCCCGGCAAGTGTTGGGCTCGGGCGAGCTGTGCCCAGtgacagccccagcccagcccacgcCTCAAACACGGTCAGTATTTACAGTGTTAGTGTGGGTTAATGTCactctgcagctccccaggccCTGAGCCAGAGCCGGAGGCCGAGCTGGGACCTGACCTGGGACCATCAGTGGAGCTTCATATTAAATAGTGCCCAGGAGCCACCGCCCTGCTGGACCGGGGCCTGGTGGAGCACAAACACAGGTTTCAGTCAAACATTTAATGACAGAAGTGCTGGGTCAGTAACTTCCAGCCAGGGTTTAGGTTTGAGCAGACTTGAGTTATGCGGTTACGGTGCCTCCGCTTCCTACACTACGGGGTTACTCCAGCCTAACTCTTAACATTCAGGTGCATTAGAGGAAGGGAGTAAAATCTTGCATGAAGTGCAGTTCTGTACTTCAGACATGATTTTAGTTTCTATCAAATAAGATGGAAAAGATGTTAGTTCATCTCTTCCactccctgccaaggcaggatTGTTCCCTACAGGACAAGGACACGGGACAGTGCTTGGTCCAGCCCAGGTAGGGGGAAGTGGCCGGAACTGGCTGCCTGTCCTGGTGTTTCACTTGTTTCCCCCTAAGTCTGTGGTCGGTGTCTTTAAGACATCACTTGGCACTGTGCCCTCctccaggaggagctgggctggagctgggcagctgcGGGACCAGCCTGAGGTTGGGGCTGCCGGGACCTGCTGCCCTCAACAAGGTCTGTCCTTAGGGGCCAAACCCTTGGTAAGGGACCACCCTTGACAGGAGTGAGCCACGCCCTGGTTCTGACCCCGTAATCGGCTGCAGCCGATGTCAGTCCCTGggtgtgggaggggagggacaTCCTGCAGTTCCCTTGGCTTCAGAGGGGTGACCAACAGGCTTTGGTCAGTGCCGACAGGTAAAGATCGAACGATTGTGGTTCAGAGGGAAGCGATAAAAGCCCAGAGTTGATCTTCCtccaaggaagaaaacaagcaggACACCCTGGCTGGTTCCCTCCAAAACTCTCCCATTAAAATCCATGGCAGTTTCAGTCAGGAgttgcttgttttcttccttgtcctGAGGCTGATAACTCCCCAGAGGCTTCACACTGGGGTGGGCAGAAGGGTTGACTTTAGTAAAGGTACAATTATTTCTCTTTACACTTTAAGGTTACAGGAGTTacttgccttttaaaaacaaaccgAGGAGCTGCCCTGCCCGTGCTCCTAGATGATGGTGCAGGAGCTAAAGGCAGATCCCCGTTTGTTGGTGCTCTGCGTTGGCACGAGTTTTCCCTTCCCGTAGTATCCCGAGAATATCGCCCTCACATCGATCTTTTTAGAGAGGTTGAGCATCCACATACCGTTATCAAAATACAGCAGTTTCCCTCCTCCAATTTCCCCCACTTGCTCCCCTTTGTTCCCCGCCTTTTCCAGCTTCACGAACTCCAGCAGGTCGAGCCCGGTCTGGACGGCCTCGACGCCGTTGGCGCAGCCGAGGGTGATGTGGGCCCGGCTGCCCCGCGGGAGGTTGTCCGTGGGCAGGATCTTGTCGGCATCCccaggccagagcagcagctgctgctcgTTCAGCTCGATGCGAGCCCCGACAGTCTTTGTGGTGATGAACAGCGCCGAGATGGAGAGGGTGAAGCCTTTGCCGTAGGAAGCCTTGACggcctggaggagagggagacaCACGTGGAACAGTGTCagtgccggggggggggggattcaCGGTGCTGTCACTGTCCCCAGGCTCAGGGGAAGGTggctgctcacagcagctctTGCTGTGATGTAGTTACAATATCGAGTGCAAGGAGAAGGTCAGGGCCTGACACTCCAGCTCTGTGGATTTGGAGCTGGGTACGTCTTTATCCTTCACAAATTCCAATATTTAACTTGGGCTTATCTGCTCTGAAATAATCTGTCTGGGAGCGTAAATACCTCAGTTCATCATCATTCAGCTCACACTGTCGGAAATGATGctggagggagggtgggagtATTTTGTTTGGGAATAGGAAACAGTCACCATCTCCACAACTCTGAGTTTTCTCCTGCACGGGCCACGTGGACATAGTTCCTGTCTCTACCTTTGGCCTCTGGCTCAGAGCAAAGCCCGTCCCCAGCCCACCCTGAGGCCTGGGGACCccctgctggggagggagggacactGGGGATGTGGAGAGGAGTTGGGACTCCAGCACTCACTTCCTGCTGCGCGTAttcctcagctccagctgctttTCCGAACTCGGTGTATTTCGTGGTGCAGTGCAGGACCCCGGGTGGCCTCTTCACGAAGTAGCTGGTGagatctatttttattttgggatcATCGATAGCAGAAGCAACTGCAAATACAGGTAAAGAACATCACTGTCACAAAGTGATCCCCCCCATGTCACTCCACGAGCCCAAGTCCCATCTCAGGTCCCTTTCCCACCCTGTCCTTCACCTCATCTTTCTGGCTGCTGGAGAGCACTGGATGGGTAACtgagcccctccctgcccccaggcTCACCACAGATGGAGCCAGAGAACAGAAGCCTCTGCGTGTCATTGTGGCTTGTCTTAACCCTGATGATGTGAGTCCCTTAAGGGAGGGGATTGTTCAGcctttcctgtttctctctgaCTCTTTGCCTTTGTCCCACCCAACCCTTCAGAACCACAGGACACCCAGGACCCCAcatcccactgctgccaccCGAGCCCAGTGGGGTCAGAACTGAAAAGACTCCTTGGGAACAAccctttaatttatttttacttaaaaagcaACTTTGGCAGCGATGGGGACCAGGTTAGTAgctttaaaaactttaaaaagcttttcttgttgACACCTTTAACTAGAAATTGGCTTGAGGAGCTGATCAGACTTGTTAACATCAACAGGTAAAAACACGGTAAGGCCATGTCTATACATACAGTATTTACTCTCCTTTTTGAAGGCTTTGAGACTCCCGAGCTCATCCAAGAAGGCCTGGCCAGCCTTTCTCAGGATCTCCGAACTTCTTTTGCtcaaaaaccacccaaaataCATGGGGAGGAATTCCTTCTCCAAGCTTGGCTTCATCTTCTTCAGCTCTTCCACAGACAGTTTCCACTGATTCTTGTCCTTCAGCTGGGGACAATCCAAGCGCCAGGGGGTTTTGGGCTCGGCGAAGATGACTTTGTACCGGTACTTGTCGGCAATGTcaaagagctgctccagccGTTCCCGCTCGTGGTGAGTGTCATCCAAAACGATGACGCTGATCTCCCGTTTGCAATAGTCAACTAGATCCTCGTCCACCTTGGAGTACTCTTCAGGAATGGAGCTTCTTATTACCGGTGTGATTTTATAGTGATCGACAGAGATGACCTTGCAGGCGTCTTTGTACCGATCGTGGATGGCCTGGGCCAGGGTGGACTTCCCGCTGCCAGGCAGGCCCCGGAGAATGAAAAAGGTTTTGGATTCCTTGAGTGT
Encoded proteins:
- the CNP gene encoding 2',3'-cyclic-nucleotide 3'-phosphodiesterase, with the protein product MNRGFSKKSHTFLPKIFRKMSTQSAKERPESLQFPFLDDEDTISTLKESKTFFILRGLPGSGKSTLAQAIHDRYKDACKVISVDHYKITPVIRSSIPEEYSKVDEDLVDYCKREISVIVLDDTHHERERLEQLFDIADKYRYKVIFAEPKTPWRLDCPQLKDKNQWKLSVEELKKMKPSLEKEFLPMYFGWFLSKRSSEILRKAGQAFLDELGSLKAFKKESKYFASAIDDPKIKIDLTSYFVKRPPGVLHCTTKYTEFGKAAGAEEYAQQEAVKASYGKGFTLSISALFITTKTVGARIELNEQQLLLWPGDADKILPTDNLPRGSRAHITLGCANGVEAVQTGLDLLEFVKLEKAGNKGEQVGEIGGGKLLYFDNGMWMLNLSKKIDVRAIFSGYYGKGKLVPTQSTNKRGSAFSSCTII